The proteins below come from a single Pleuronectes platessa chromosome 3, fPlePla1.1, whole genome shotgun sequence genomic window:
- the uso1 gene encoding general vesicular transport factor p115 isoform X3, with translation MNFLRGVIAGQAAGPQPTGADTIQKLCDRVASSTLLEDRRDAVRALKSLSKKYRLEVGTQAMDHLINILQTDRSDSEILGYALDTLYNIICNDEEEEQDESEDAVTPLPVSGKHKNVSAPDENAQKQADDLGVQFTDTFIQDPEHVTLILSLLEEFDFHVRWPGVKLLTALLKNQCTQVQGVILVSPMGVSRLMDLLADSREVIRNDGLLLLQQLTKSNAAIQKIVAFESAFERLLDIITEEGSSDGGIVVEDCLLLLLNLLRNNSSNQNFFKEGPYIQKMKPWFEVGDDNSGWSAQKVTNLHLMLQLVRVMVSPVNSPGATASCQKSMYQCGLLQQLCTILMATGVPADILTETINTVSEVIRGSQVNQDYFASVNAPSNPPRPAIVVLLMSMVNERQPFVLRCAVLYCFQCFLYKNQKGQGEIVATLLPSTIDANSISAGQLLCGGLFSADSLSNWCAAVALAHALQDNLTQKEQLLRVQLATSLGKPPVSLLQQCTNILSQGSKVQTRVGLLMLLCTWISNCPIAVTHFLHNQENVPFLTAQISENLGEDERLVQGLCALLLGICIYYNDNSLENYTKDKLKQLIEKRIGKENFVEKLCFITKHELYSRAAQKPQPVFPSPEQMLFDHEFTKLVKELEGVITKAVHKSSEDEKKEEEVKKTIEQHDNIVTQYKELIREQDAQIKELKEQLGSMSSQNEQTQATLMQQLSQIQQHKDQYNILKLKLGKENQSPSNGQGDGSQVNGLQTEELTQLREEVEELLKQQTLLQTQLSDKDALINSLKSEAAQTAEGSAGGSENTELLTELEALRSQVQSQASEINQLKTERQELVRRAEAASSDTVPSSDSSVDTDKVAELESRLAALTTETERLKGENKGLLESRADLEQQLASATSTVAILQTEKEKLQTDVQESKKEQDDLLMLLADQDQKIHSLKQRLKGLGETVEDEDDLDARDEDEEEEDDEEED, from the exons ATCCAGAAGCTGTGTGACAGAGTGGCCTCCTCAACACTCCTGGAGGACCGCCGAGATGCTGTCCGGGCGCTCAAGTCTCTGTCTAAG AAATATCGCTTGGAAGTTGGGACACAGGCAATGGATCACTTGATTAACATACTGCAAACAGACAG GTCCGACTCGGAAATTCTCGGCTATGCTTTGGACACACTGTACAACATCATCTGCaacgatgaggaggaagagcaag ATGAATCGGAAG ACGCAGTaactcctctccctgtctcaggGAAGCATAAGAATGTGTCTGCGCCTG ATGAGAATGCCCAGAAGCAGGCAGATGACCTCGGAGTCCAGTTCACAGACACGTTCATCCAGGATCCCGAGCACGTGActcttattctctctctgtTGGAG gAGTTTGACTTTCATGTGCGTTGGCCGGGGGTGAAGCTGTTGACTGCTCTCCTGAAGAATCAGTGTACTCAGGTCCAGGGCGTCATCCTGGTCAGCCCCATGG gTGTTTCCCGACTAATGGACCTTTTGGCAGACTCAAGAGAAGTAATTCGCAATGAT GGATTGCTGTTGCTTCAGCAGCTGACTAAGAGCAACGCTGCCATTCAGAAAATTGTGGCATTTGAGAGCGCATTTGAGCGGCTCCTGGATATTATTACAGAAGAAGGTAGCAGTGATGGAG GTATCGTGGTGGAGGactgtttgctgctgctgctcaacctGCTGAGGAACAACAGCTCCAACCAGAATTTCTTCAAGGAGGGCCCCTACATCCAGAAAATGAAGCCCTGGTTCGAGGTCGGTGACGATAACTCGGGCTGGTCTGCACAGAAAGTCACCAACCTCCACCTAATGCTGCAG CTGGTGCGAGTCATGGTGTCTCCAGTGAACTCTCCTGGAGCGACGGCCAGTTGTCAGAAGTCCATGTACCAGTGTGGCCTGCTGCAGCAGTTATGCACCATCCTCATGGCCACTGGTGTTCCTGCTGACATCCTCACTGAG ACCATCAACACTGTATCAGAGGTCATCAGGGGCTCACAGGTCAACCAGGACTACTTTGCTTCTGTCAATGCTCCTTCAAACCCACCGAG ACCAGCGATCGTGGTCCTGCTCATGTCCATGGTGAATGAGAGACAACCGTTTGTGCTTCGCTGTGCAGTCCTCTACTGTTTCCAGTGTTTCCTCTACAAAAACCAGAAAGGCCAGGGGGAGATAGTGGCGACACTGCTGCCTTCCACTATTGATG CCAACTCCATCTCAGCGGGCCAGCTGCTGTGCGGAGGCCTCTTCTCAGCAGACTCTCTGTCCAACTGGTGTGCCGCTGTGGCCTTGGCTCACGCATTGCAGGACAACCTCACCCAGAAGGAGCAGCTGCTCAGGGTTCAACTTGCCACCAGCCTGGGCAAACCCCCcgtctctctgctgcagcagtgCACCAACATCCTCTCCCAG GGCAGTAAAGTCCAGACGAGGGTCGGCCTCCTCATGCTGCTGTGCACGTGGATCAGCAACTGTCCGATCGCTGTCACACACTTTCTACACAATCAGGAAAATGTTCCCTTT CTGACAGCTCAGATCTCAGAGAACCTGGGAGAGGATGAACGGCTGGTCCAGGGTCTGTGTGCGCTTCTGCTCGGCATCTGCATCTACTACAACGACAACTCATTGGAGAACTACACCAA AGATAAGCTGAAGCAGCTGATCGAGAAGCGAATTGGAAAGGAAAACTTTGTAGAGAAACTCTGCTTCATCACCAAACACGAGCTGTACTCGCGGGCGGCTCAGAAGCCACAGCCCGTCTTCCCGTCTCCAGAGCAGATGCTGTTTGACCACGAGTTCACCAAGTTGGTCAAAGAACTGGAGG GTGTTATCACCAAGGCGGTTCATAAATCCAGTGAGGACGagaaaaaggaagaggaggtgaagaagacaaTAGAGCAACATGACAACATCGTAACTCAGTACAAAGAGCTGATCAGAGAACAG GATGCTCAGATCAAGGAGCTCAAGGAGCAGTTGGGCTCCATGTCGTCTCAGAACGAACAGACGCAGGCTACCCTCATGCAGCAGCTGTCCCAGATCCAGCAGCACAAAGACCAGTACAACATCCTCAAGCTGAAGTTAG GGAAGGAGAACCAGAGTCCGTCTAACGGTCAGGGAGACGGCTCCCAGGTGAACGGGCTGCAGACAGAGGAGCTGACGCAGctcagagaggaagtggaggagctgCTCAAGCAACAGACACTTCTCCAGACACAACTCAGTGACAAGGACGCACTCATCAACAGCCTG AAGTCCGAGGCAGCACAGACAGCGGAGGGGTCAGCTGGAGGATCAGAGAACACAGAACTACTTACG GAGCTGGAGGCTTTGAGGAGTCAGGTTCAGTCCCAGGCGTCAGAAATCAACCAgctgaagacagagagacaagaaCTTGTCAGGAGAGCAGAAGCTGCG TCCTCAGACACAGTCCCCAGCAGCGACAGCTCCGTAGACACAGACAAGGTGGCAGAACTAGAGAGCAGACTTGCAGCACTGAcaactgagacagagagactcAAG GGGGAGAACAAGGGCCTGTTGGAGAGCCGGGCCGACCTCGAGCAGCAGTTGGCTTCTGCCACCAGCACGGTGGCCATCCTgcagacggagaaggagaagctgcagacGGACGTTCAGGAGTCCAAGAAGGAGCAGGACGACCTCCTGATGCTGCTCGCCGACCAGGACCAGAAGATCCACAGCCTCAAGCAGAGGCTCAAAGGCCTGGGAGAAACG GTGGAAGATGAAGACGACCTCGATGCCagggacgaggacgaggaggaggaggacgacgaagaggaagattaa
- the uso1 gene encoding general vesicular transport factor p115 isoform X1: MNFLRGVIAGQAAGPQPTGADTIQKLCDRVASSTLLEDRRDAVRALKSLSKKYRLEVGTQAMDHLINILQTDRSDSEILGYALDTLYNIICNDEEEEQDESEDAVTPLPVSGKHKNVSAPDENAQKQADDLGVQFTDTFIQDPEHVTLILSLLEEFDFHVRWPGVKLLTALLKNQCTQVQGVILVSPMGVSRLMDLLADSREVIRNDGLLLLQQLTKSNAAIQKIVAFESAFERLLDIITEEGSSDGGIVVEDCLLLLLNLLRNNSSNQNFFKEGPYIQKMKPWFEVGDDNSGWSAQKVTNLHLMLQLVRVMVSPVNSPGATASCQKSMYQCGLLQQLCTILMATGVPADILTETINTVSEVIRGSQVNQDYFASVNAPSNPPRPAIVVLLMSMVNERQPFVLRCAVLYCFQCFLYKNQKGQGEIVATLLPSTIDANSISAGQLLCGGLFSADSLSNWCAAVALAHALQDNLTQKEQLLRVQLATSLGKPPVSLLQQCTNILSQGDKIDRRGSKVQTRVGLLMLLCTWISNCPIAVTHFLHNQENVPFLTAQISENLGEDERLVQGLCALLLGICIYYNDNSLENYTKDKLKQLIEKRIGKENFVEKLCFITKHELYSRAAQKPQPVFPSPEQMLFDHEFTKLVKELEGVITKAVHKSSEDEKKEEEVKKTIEQHDNIVTQYKELIREQDAQIKELKEQLGSMSSQNEQTQATLMQQLSQIQQHKDQYNILKLKLGKENQSPSNGQGDGSQVNGLQTEELTQLREEVEELLKQQTLLQTQLSDKDALINSLKSEAAQTAEGSAGGSENTELLTELEALRSQVQSQASEINQLKTERQELVRRAEAASSDTVPSSDSSVDTDKVAELESRLAALTTETERLKGENKGLLESRADLEQQLASATSTVAILQTEKEKLQTDVQESKKEQDDLLMLLADQDQKIHSLKQRLKGLGETVEDEDDLDARDEDEEEEDDEEED; encoded by the exons ATCCAGAAGCTGTGTGACAGAGTGGCCTCCTCAACACTCCTGGAGGACCGCCGAGATGCTGTCCGGGCGCTCAAGTCTCTGTCTAAG AAATATCGCTTGGAAGTTGGGACACAGGCAATGGATCACTTGATTAACATACTGCAAACAGACAG GTCCGACTCGGAAATTCTCGGCTATGCTTTGGACACACTGTACAACATCATCTGCaacgatgaggaggaagagcaag ATGAATCGGAAG ACGCAGTaactcctctccctgtctcaggGAAGCATAAGAATGTGTCTGCGCCTG ATGAGAATGCCCAGAAGCAGGCAGATGACCTCGGAGTCCAGTTCACAGACACGTTCATCCAGGATCCCGAGCACGTGActcttattctctctctgtTGGAG gAGTTTGACTTTCATGTGCGTTGGCCGGGGGTGAAGCTGTTGACTGCTCTCCTGAAGAATCAGTGTACTCAGGTCCAGGGCGTCATCCTGGTCAGCCCCATGG gTGTTTCCCGACTAATGGACCTTTTGGCAGACTCAAGAGAAGTAATTCGCAATGAT GGATTGCTGTTGCTTCAGCAGCTGACTAAGAGCAACGCTGCCATTCAGAAAATTGTGGCATTTGAGAGCGCATTTGAGCGGCTCCTGGATATTATTACAGAAGAAGGTAGCAGTGATGGAG GTATCGTGGTGGAGGactgtttgctgctgctgctcaacctGCTGAGGAACAACAGCTCCAACCAGAATTTCTTCAAGGAGGGCCCCTACATCCAGAAAATGAAGCCCTGGTTCGAGGTCGGTGACGATAACTCGGGCTGGTCTGCACAGAAAGTCACCAACCTCCACCTAATGCTGCAG CTGGTGCGAGTCATGGTGTCTCCAGTGAACTCTCCTGGAGCGACGGCCAGTTGTCAGAAGTCCATGTACCAGTGTGGCCTGCTGCAGCAGTTATGCACCATCCTCATGGCCACTGGTGTTCCTGCTGACATCCTCACTGAG ACCATCAACACTGTATCAGAGGTCATCAGGGGCTCACAGGTCAACCAGGACTACTTTGCTTCTGTCAATGCTCCTTCAAACCCACCGAG ACCAGCGATCGTGGTCCTGCTCATGTCCATGGTGAATGAGAGACAACCGTTTGTGCTTCGCTGTGCAGTCCTCTACTGTTTCCAGTGTTTCCTCTACAAAAACCAGAAAGGCCAGGGGGAGATAGTGGCGACACTGCTGCCTTCCACTATTGATG CCAACTCCATCTCAGCGGGCCAGCTGCTGTGCGGAGGCCTCTTCTCAGCAGACTCTCTGTCCAACTGGTGTGCCGCTGTGGCCTTGGCTCACGCATTGCAGGACAACCTCACCCAGAAGGAGCAGCTGCTCAGGGTTCAACTTGCCACCAGCCTGGGCAAACCCCCcgtctctctgctgcagcagtgCACCAACATCCTCTCCCAG GGAGATAAGATCGACCGGCGG GGCAGTAAAGTCCAGACGAGGGTCGGCCTCCTCATGCTGCTGTGCACGTGGATCAGCAACTGTCCGATCGCTGTCACACACTTTCTACACAATCAGGAAAATGTTCCCTTT CTGACAGCTCAGATCTCAGAGAACCTGGGAGAGGATGAACGGCTGGTCCAGGGTCTGTGTGCGCTTCTGCTCGGCATCTGCATCTACTACAACGACAACTCATTGGAGAACTACACCAA AGATAAGCTGAAGCAGCTGATCGAGAAGCGAATTGGAAAGGAAAACTTTGTAGAGAAACTCTGCTTCATCACCAAACACGAGCTGTACTCGCGGGCGGCTCAGAAGCCACAGCCCGTCTTCCCGTCTCCAGAGCAGATGCTGTTTGACCACGAGTTCACCAAGTTGGTCAAAGAACTGGAGG GTGTTATCACCAAGGCGGTTCATAAATCCAGTGAGGACGagaaaaaggaagaggaggtgaagaagacaaTAGAGCAACATGACAACATCGTAACTCAGTACAAAGAGCTGATCAGAGAACAG GATGCTCAGATCAAGGAGCTCAAGGAGCAGTTGGGCTCCATGTCGTCTCAGAACGAACAGACGCAGGCTACCCTCATGCAGCAGCTGTCCCAGATCCAGCAGCACAAAGACCAGTACAACATCCTCAAGCTGAAGTTAG GGAAGGAGAACCAGAGTCCGTCTAACGGTCAGGGAGACGGCTCCCAGGTGAACGGGCTGCAGACAGAGGAGCTGACGCAGctcagagaggaagtggaggagctgCTCAAGCAACAGACACTTCTCCAGACACAACTCAGTGACAAGGACGCACTCATCAACAGCCTG AAGTCCGAGGCAGCACAGACAGCGGAGGGGTCAGCTGGAGGATCAGAGAACACAGAACTACTTACG GAGCTGGAGGCTTTGAGGAGTCAGGTTCAGTCCCAGGCGTCAGAAATCAACCAgctgaagacagagagacaagaaCTTGTCAGGAGAGCAGAAGCTGCG TCCTCAGACACAGTCCCCAGCAGCGACAGCTCCGTAGACACAGACAAGGTGGCAGAACTAGAGAGCAGACTTGCAGCACTGAcaactgagacagagagactcAAG GGGGAGAACAAGGGCCTGTTGGAGAGCCGGGCCGACCTCGAGCAGCAGTTGGCTTCTGCCACCAGCACGGTGGCCATCCTgcagacggagaaggagaagctgcagacGGACGTTCAGGAGTCCAAGAAGGAGCAGGACGACCTCCTGATGCTGCTCGCCGACCAGGACCAGAAGATCCACAGCCTCAAGCAGAGGCTCAAAGGCCTGGGAGAAACG GTGGAAGATGAAGACGACCTCGATGCCagggacgaggacgaggaggaggaggacgacgaagaggaagattaa
- the uso1 gene encoding general vesicular transport factor p115 isoform X4 encodes MNFLRGVIAGQAAGPQPTGADTIQKLCDRVASSTLLEDRRDAVRALKSLSKKYRLEVGTQAMDHLINILQTDRSDSEILGYALDTLYNIICNDEEEEQDESEDENAQKQADDLGVQFTDTFIQDPEHVTLILSLLEEFDFHVRWPGVKLLTALLKNQCTQVQGVILVSPMGVSRLMDLLADSREVIRNDGLLLLQQLTKSNAAIQKIVAFESAFERLLDIITEEGSSDGGIVVEDCLLLLLNLLRNNSSNQNFFKEGPYIQKMKPWFEVGDDNSGWSAQKVTNLHLMLQLVRVMVSPVNSPGATASCQKSMYQCGLLQQLCTILMATGVPADILTETINTVSEVIRGSQVNQDYFASVNAPSNPPRPAIVVLLMSMVNERQPFVLRCAVLYCFQCFLYKNQKGQGEIVATLLPSTIDANSISAGQLLCGGLFSADSLSNWCAAVALAHALQDNLTQKEQLLRVQLATSLGKPPVSLLQQCTNILSQGDKIDRRGSKVQTRVGLLMLLCTWISNCPIAVTHFLHNQENVPFLTAQISENLGEDERLVQGLCALLLGICIYYNDNSLENYTKDKLKQLIEKRIGKENFVEKLCFITKHELYSRAAQKPQPVFPSPEQMLFDHEFTKLVKELEGVITKAVHKSSEDEKKEEEVKKTIEQHDNIVTQYKELIREQDAQIKELKEQLGSMSSQNEQTQATLMQQLSQIQQHKDQYNILKLKLGKENQSPSNGQGDGSQVNGLQTEELTQLREEVEELLKQQTLLQTQLSDKDALINSLKSEAAQTAEGSAGGSENTELLTELEALRSQVQSQASEINQLKTERQELVRRAEAASSDTVPSSDSSVDTDKVAELESRLAALTTETERLKGENKGLLESRADLEQQLASATSTVAILQTEKEKLQTDVQESKKEQDDLLMLLADQDQKIHSLKQRLKGLGETVEDEDDLDARDEDEEEEDDEEED; translated from the exons ATCCAGAAGCTGTGTGACAGAGTGGCCTCCTCAACACTCCTGGAGGACCGCCGAGATGCTGTCCGGGCGCTCAAGTCTCTGTCTAAG AAATATCGCTTGGAAGTTGGGACACAGGCAATGGATCACTTGATTAACATACTGCAAACAGACAG GTCCGACTCGGAAATTCTCGGCTATGCTTTGGACACACTGTACAACATCATCTGCaacgatgaggaggaagagcaag ATGAATCGGAAG ATGAGAATGCCCAGAAGCAGGCAGATGACCTCGGAGTCCAGTTCACAGACACGTTCATCCAGGATCCCGAGCACGTGActcttattctctctctgtTGGAG gAGTTTGACTTTCATGTGCGTTGGCCGGGGGTGAAGCTGTTGACTGCTCTCCTGAAGAATCAGTGTACTCAGGTCCAGGGCGTCATCCTGGTCAGCCCCATGG gTGTTTCCCGACTAATGGACCTTTTGGCAGACTCAAGAGAAGTAATTCGCAATGAT GGATTGCTGTTGCTTCAGCAGCTGACTAAGAGCAACGCTGCCATTCAGAAAATTGTGGCATTTGAGAGCGCATTTGAGCGGCTCCTGGATATTATTACAGAAGAAGGTAGCAGTGATGGAG GTATCGTGGTGGAGGactgtttgctgctgctgctcaacctGCTGAGGAACAACAGCTCCAACCAGAATTTCTTCAAGGAGGGCCCCTACATCCAGAAAATGAAGCCCTGGTTCGAGGTCGGTGACGATAACTCGGGCTGGTCTGCACAGAAAGTCACCAACCTCCACCTAATGCTGCAG CTGGTGCGAGTCATGGTGTCTCCAGTGAACTCTCCTGGAGCGACGGCCAGTTGTCAGAAGTCCATGTACCAGTGTGGCCTGCTGCAGCAGTTATGCACCATCCTCATGGCCACTGGTGTTCCTGCTGACATCCTCACTGAG ACCATCAACACTGTATCAGAGGTCATCAGGGGCTCACAGGTCAACCAGGACTACTTTGCTTCTGTCAATGCTCCTTCAAACCCACCGAG ACCAGCGATCGTGGTCCTGCTCATGTCCATGGTGAATGAGAGACAACCGTTTGTGCTTCGCTGTGCAGTCCTCTACTGTTTCCAGTGTTTCCTCTACAAAAACCAGAAAGGCCAGGGGGAGATAGTGGCGACACTGCTGCCTTCCACTATTGATG CCAACTCCATCTCAGCGGGCCAGCTGCTGTGCGGAGGCCTCTTCTCAGCAGACTCTCTGTCCAACTGGTGTGCCGCTGTGGCCTTGGCTCACGCATTGCAGGACAACCTCACCCAGAAGGAGCAGCTGCTCAGGGTTCAACTTGCCACCAGCCTGGGCAAACCCCCcgtctctctgctgcagcagtgCACCAACATCCTCTCCCAG GGAGATAAGATCGACCGGCGG GGCAGTAAAGTCCAGACGAGGGTCGGCCTCCTCATGCTGCTGTGCACGTGGATCAGCAACTGTCCGATCGCTGTCACACACTTTCTACACAATCAGGAAAATGTTCCCTTT CTGACAGCTCAGATCTCAGAGAACCTGGGAGAGGATGAACGGCTGGTCCAGGGTCTGTGTGCGCTTCTGCTCGGCATCTGCATCTACTACAACGACAACTCATTGGAGAACTACACCAA AGATAAGCTGAAGCAGCTGATCGAGAAGCGAATTGGAAAGGAAAACTTTGTAGAGAAACTCTGCTTCATCACCAAACACGAGCTGTACTCGCGGGCGGCTCAGAAGCCACAGCCCGTCTTCCCGTCTCCAGAGCAGATGCTGTTTGACCACGAGTTCACCAAGTTGGTCAAAGAACTGGAGG GTGTTATCACCAAGGCGGTTCATAAATCCAGTGAGGACGagaaaaaggaagaggaggtgaagaagacaaTAGAGCAACATGACAACATCGTAACTCAGTACAAAGAGCTGATCAGAGAACAG GATGCTCAGATCAAGGAGCTCAAGGAGCAGTTGGGCTCCATGTCGTCTCAGAACGAACAGACGCAGGCTACCCTCATGCAGCAGCTGTCCCAGATCCAGCAGCACAAAGACCAGTACAACATCCTCAAGCTGAAGTTAG GGAAGGAGAACCAGAGTCCGTCTAACGGTCAGGGAGACGGCTCCCAGGTGAACGGGCTGCAGACAGAGGAGCTGACGCAGctcagagaggaagtggaggagctgCTCAAGCAACAGACACTTCTCCAGACACAACTCAGTGACAAGGACGCACTCATCAACAGCCTG AAGTCCGAGGCAGCACAGACAGCGGAGGGGTCAGCTGGAGGATCAGAGAACACAGAACTACTTACG GAGCTGGAGGCTTTGAGGAGTCAGGTTCAGTCCCAGGCGTCAGAAATCAACCAgctgaagacagagagacaagaaCTTGTCAGGAGAGCAGAAGCTGCG TCCTCAGACACAGTCCCCAGCAGCGACAGCTCCGTAGACACAGACAAGGTGGCAGAACTAGAGAGCAGACTTGCAGCACTGAcaactgagacagagagactcAAG GGGGAGAACAAGGGCCTGTTGGAGAGCCGGGCCGACCTCGAGCAGCAGTTGGCTTCTGCCACCAGCACGGTGGCCATCCTgcagacggagaaggagaagctgcagacGGACGTTCAGGAGTCCAAGAAGGAGCAGGACGACCTCCTGATGCTGCTCGCCGACCAGGACCAGAAGATCCACAGCCTCAAGCAGAGGCTCAAAGGCCTGGGAGAAACG GTGGAAGATGAAGACGACCTCGATGCCagggacgaggacgaggaggaggaggacgacgaagaggaagattaa